The nucleotide sequence AGCCCTGGCAGTTCCACATCGCCGACGAACGGCTTCACCTGTACGCCGACCGCGGCCGCGCGCTGCCCGTGGTCGACCCCGAGGACCGGGAGCTGGTGATGAGCTGCGGGGCCGCCCTGGCCCACGTCAGCGTGGCGTTGCGGCACTTCAGTTACGCCGGCGACATATCGCCGTTCCCCGACCCCGCCAACCGTGACCTGCTCGCCACCCTCGGCCTCGGCCAGGCACACACGCCGCAGCCCGGAGATCATGACCTGTTCGAGGCCATCGACCACCGACACACGCACCGCGCCGCCTTCGAGAACCGTCCCATCCCCCACCAGGTCCTGGCGCAGCTCAAGCGCGACACCGACCAGGCCGGAGCCACCCTGCACGCGTTCACCGACGACGACACCAAAGACGCCATCGCCACCCTCGTCGGCGAGGGCGACCGGGCACAGTTCGACGACGCCGACTTCCGCCACGAGCTGGCCGCCTGGATCCGCCCCAACTGCACCCGCCGACCCGACGGGATGCCCGGATACGCCTTCGGCATCTCCGACCTGCCCTCGGTGCTGGGACCGACGATGATCGCCACCTTCAACACCGGCGCCAGCCAGGCGAAGAAGGACGAACACCTCGCCCGGACCGCACCCGCCCTGATCGTCCTCAGCACCGCCGGCGACACACCCGCGGACTGGCTGGCTGCCGGGCAGGCAGTCGCCGTGCTCCTGCTGCGCGCCGCAGCCCACGGGCTGGGCGCGTCGTTCCTCAACCAGCCCATCGAGGTACAGCCGATCCGGGTCCGGCTGGGCACCCTGCTCGACAGCAGCGATTCACCGCAGCTGCTGCTGCGCATTGGCTATGCCACCACCGATGGCCCAACCCCTCGGCCCACCCCCCGCCGCACGGTCGCGGACGTCCTCACCAACACCGGACCCTCGTCATGACCGGCCGGGCAGGCCGGGCCGCGCTGGTCGCGCTGGTGCTGCTGACGTTCGGCGGCGCGACAGCGGCGGCGAGCCCCGGGTCGTCCCCGGCCGGCGAGGTGCGGCAGGCAGATGTCTCGATCGGGGAGGCCGAGCGCGTCCTCGCGGCGCAGCTCGACGAGTCCGGCGTTCCGGGTGGGGCTGTCGCGCTGGTCTCGAAAGGACAGGTCGATGCCCGCGGTGCTGGCAGCGCCGGCGGTGATCGTGAGGTCACGGCGGACACCCCGTTCGTCATC is from Actinomycetota bacterium and encodes:
- a CDS encoding nitroreductase family protein, whose product is MNTTQPHTFVDKDARSFPDGDTDEQIWEFLLRYAVRAPSGHNTQPWQFHIADERLHLYADRGRALPVVDPEDRELVMSCGAALAHVSVALRHFSYAGDISPFPDPANRDLLATLGLGQAHTPQPGDHDLFEAIDHRHTHRAAFENRPIPHQVLAQLKRDTDQAGATLHAFTDDDTKDAIATLVGEGDRAQFDDADFRHELAAWIRPNCTRRPDGMPGYAFGISDLPSVLGPTMIATFNTGASQAKKDEHLARTAPALIVLSTAGDTPADWLAAGQAVAVLLLRAAAHGLGASFLNQPIEVQPIRVRLGTLLDSSDSPQLLLRIGYATTDGPTPRPTPRRTVADVLTNTGPSS